One Herbaspirillum rubrisubalbicans genomic window carries:
- a CDS encoding methylglyoxal synthase, whose amino-acid sequence MSSIAPRYRIGLIANRAHQDASDSALVQLLTGSRHRIESLQPELIVVGRTLDAISQMNLLPGYPHLVRFPYGRHGGLMKLVSRTVDPDPQRTLDAVIYLIDPVDPSSTFPEAVALKRQCVIHGKPFLSTLAGAQEWFELEAIANGAKPDSFLDDRFHLQEEGIALIAHDAMKSRMLELAEKHFEVLDQFAFRCATGTTGGLLNQLAMKMKGEAGRHWVKPFLSGPLGGDAQIAELILERQCRRVLFLEDPHVARQHEADIQLLERAARTVTAYASCMSDVQWGDRWLSLIKARAI is encoded by the coding sequence ATGTCCTCCATCGCTCCCCGCTATCGCATCGGTCTCATCGCCAACCGCGCCCACCAGGACGCCTCGGATTCTGCCCTGGTGCAGTTGCTGACCGGTTCGCGGCATCGTATCGAAAGCCTGCAGCCCGAACTGATCGTGGTCGGTCGCACGCTCGACGCCATCAGCCAAATGAACCTTTTGCCAGGCTACCCCCACCTGGTGCGCTTTCCCTACGGTCGCCATGGCGGCTTGATGAAGCTTGTTTCGCGCACCGTCGACCCCGACCCGCAGCGTACCCTGGATGCGGTGATCTACCTGATCGACCCGGTCGATCCTTCCTCCACCTTCCCGGAAGCGGTGGCGCTCAAGCGCCAGTGCGTCATCCACGGCAAGCCTTTCCTGTCGACCCTGGCCGGCGCCCAGGAATGGTTCGAACTGGAAGCCATCGCCAATGGTGCCAAACCCGACAGCTTCCTGGATGACCGCTTCCACCTCCAGGAGGAAGGCATCGCCCTGATCGCTCACGATGCCATGAAGTCGCGCATGTTGGAGCTGGCCGAGAAGCACTTCGAGGTACTGGACCAATTCGCCTTCCGCTGCGCCACCGGCACCACCGGTGGACTGCTAAACCAGTTGGCCATGAAGATGAAGGGCGAAGCCGGCCGCCACTGGGTCAAGCCCTTCCTCTCCGGCCCCTTGGGCGGCGACGCCCAGATCGCCGAACTGATCCTGGAGCGCCAGTGCCGGCGCGTGCTGTTCCTGGAAGATCCGCATGTAGCGCGCCAGCACGAAGCCGACATCCAGTTGCTGGAACGCGCCGCCCGCACCGTGACCGCCTATGCCTCCTGCATGAGCGATGTCCAATGGGGCGACCGCTGGCTCTCGCTCATCAAGGCGCGCGCGATCTGA
- a CDS encoding DUF3422 family protein: protein MSIVFASLNHPQRVVLAAEVHSRPFLQLTRSETLTHLAVYVREEGNGARHASAQHALLDELCTHFGVVAPGGEAKHFYHDFGRFRLKWECHTEFATYTFAQAHEEVLSTDQAFARAPLAHIPQQWLIALKGKLMVAAHVVVEPGSDDPAATARQMQRIFEGKLMSSSKVLQGGEIWTDFQIQSDGFSRFVVRDIDLRELQGGRLAQRILEIETYRMMALLGLPHAQQSGPLLNEIEGDLAALTAAMVQSEQSTTGTPEEQAEDERILRRITGLAARIEKLSLENSYRFSASQAYFRLVQARIEELREQRIEGVPTIGEFMERRLAPAMNTCQAIARRQEALAERIAHTNDLLRTRIGIVQERQNRQILESMNARAAQQLKLQQAVEGLSVAAISYYVIGLLGYAGKAAKAAGLPLNPDLATGLAMPVVAACVWLGLRRMHKGLGHH from the coding sequence ATGTCCATCGTTTTTGCCAGCCTGAACCATCCGCAGCGTGTCGTCCTGGCGGCCGAGGTGCATTCGCGCCCCTTCCTGCAATTGACGCGCTCCGAAACCCTGACGCATCTGGCCGTCTATGTGCGCGAAGAGGGTAACGGCGCGCGCCATGCCAGCGCCCAGCACGCCTTGCTCGATGAGTTGTGTACCCATTTCGGCGTGGTCGCACCGGGTGGCGAGGCCAAGCACTTCTATCACGATTTCGGCCGCTTCCGTCTGAAGTGGGAGTGCCATACCGAGTTCGCCACCTATACCTTCGCCCAGGCGCACGAAGAAGTGCTGTCGACCGATCAGGCCTTCGCCCGTGCGCCGCTGGCGCACATCCCGCAGCAATGGCTGATCGCGCTCAAGGGCAAGCTGATGGTGGCGGCGCACGTGGTGGTGGAGCCCGGTTCCGATGATCCGGCGGCCACTGCACGCCAGATGCAGCGCATCTTCGAAGGCAAGCTGATGAGTTCCAGTAAGGTCTTGCAGGGCGGTGAGATTTGGACCGATTTCCAGATCCAGTCCGATGGTTTCTCGCGCTTCGTGGTGCGCGACATCGACCTGCGCGAACTGCAGGGCGGACGCCTGGCCCAGCGCATCCTGGAAATCGAGACCTATCGCATGATGGCGCTGCTGGGCTTGCCCCATGCGCAGCAATCCGGGCCTTTGCTCAACGAGATCGAGGGTGACCTGGCGGCCTTGACGGCGGCCATGGTGCAGTCCGAGCAATCCACCACGGGTACGCCCGAGGAGCAGGCCGAGGATGAGCGCATCCTGCGCAGGATCACCGGGCTGGCGGCGCGCATCGAAAAGTTGTCGCTGGAAAACAGCTACCGCTTTTCGGCCTCGCAAGCGTATTTTCGGCTGGTGCAGGCGCGTATCGAAGAATTGCGCGAGCAGCGCATCGAGGGGGTGCCGACCATCGGTGAATTCATGGAACGCCGCCTGGCGCCGGCCATGAATACCTGCCAGGCCATCGCGCGCCGCCAGGAAGCGTTGGCCGAGCGCATCGCCCATACCAACGACTTGCTGCGCACCCGCATCGGTATCGTGCAGGAACGCCAGAACCGTCAGATCCTGGAATCCATGAATGCCCGCGCCGCCCAGCAACTGAAGCTGCAGCAGGCGGTGGAAGGCCTGTCGGTGGCGGCCATTTCGTATTACGTGATCGGGCTATTGGGGTATGCCGGCAAGGCCGCCAAGGCGGCTGGCCTGCCGCTCAATCCAGATCTGGCCACCGGCTTGGCCATGCCGGTGGTGGCGGCTTGCGTCTGGCTGGGATTGCGCCGGATGCACAAGGGATTGGGCCATCACTGA
- the greB gene encoding transcription elongation factor GreB yields the protein MNKAFVKESDGGDDDDELALPAIPAGAKNYMTPQGHARIKDELLHLIDEERPEVVRVVSWAASNGDRSENGDYLYGKKRLREIDRRIRFLTKRLDNAEVVDPSVHHGSDQVFFGATVHYENQRGEAHTVTIVGIDELDPLKGRISWISPVARALTKAREGDEVVLQTPSGVEQLTILEVSYPAPQ from the coding sequence ATGAACAAGGCTTTTGTAAAAGAATCCGATGGCGGCGACGACGATGATGAGCTCGCCTTGCCGGCCATTCCGGCCGGGGCCAAGAACTACATGACCCCGCAGGGTCATGCGCGCATCAAGGATGAACTGCTGCACCTGATCGACGAAGAGCGGCCCGAGGTGGTGCGCGTGGTGTCCTGGGCGGCCTCCAATGGCGACCGTTCCGAGAATGGCGACTACCTCTACGGCAAGAAGCGCCTGCGCGAGATCGATCGCCGTATCCGCTTCCTGACCAAGCGGCTGGACAATGCCGAAGTGGTCGATCCCTCGGTCCATCACGGCAGCGACCAGGTCTTCTTCGGTGCCACCGTGCACTACGAAAACCAGCGGGGGGAAGCCCATACGGTGACCATCGTCGGCATCGATGAACTCGATCCGCTCAAGGGCCGCATCAGCTGGATTTCCCCGGTGGCGCGGGCTCTGACCAAGGCGCGCGAAGGCGATGAGGTGGTGCTGCAGACCCCGTCGGGGGTGGAGCAGTTGACCATCCTGGAAGTCAGCTATCCGGCCCCGCAGTAA
- a CDS encoding FMN-dependent NADH-azoreductase — protein MSTLLHIDSSARSDGSISRQLTASFVQQWQAKNPGGKVVHRDLAANALPHLNESMLGAYFTPAEARSAEQAQVIQQSDALVDELLAADTIVIGVPMYNFAPPSTLKAWIDHVFRAGRTFKYTETGPVGLATGKKAVIILSRGGKYSEGPMEALDFQGKYLKGALGFIGITDVELVVAEGVSMGEEAAKAAVAGAQAKINATV, from the coding sequence ATGAGCACCCTCCTGCACATCGACTCCAGCGCCCGTAGCGACGGCTCCATCTCGCGCCAGTTGACCGCTTCCTTCGTCCAGCAATGGCAAGCCAAGAACCCCGGCGGCAAGGTCGTGCATCGCGACCTGGCGGCCAACGCCCTGCCGCACCTCAACGAATCCATGCTGGGCGCCTATTTCACCCCGGCTGAGGCGCGCAGCGCCGAGCAGGCTCAGGTCATCCAGCAATCCGACGCCCTGGTCGATGAACTGCTGGCCGCCGACACCATCGTCATCGGCGTGCCGATGTACAACTTCGCCCCGCCCTCGACCCTGAAGGCCTGGATCGACCACGTGTTCCGTGCCGGCCGCACCTTCAAGTACACCGAAACCGGTCCGGTGGGCCTGGCTACCGGCAAGAAGGCCGTCATCATCCTCTCGCGTGGCGGCAAGTATTCCGAAGGCCCGATGGAAGCGCTGGACTTCCAGGGCAAGTACCTCAAGGGCGCGCTGGGCTTCATCGGTATCACCGATGTCGAGCTGGTAGTGGCCGAAGGCGTGTCCATGGGTGAAGAAGCGGCCAAGGCCGCTGTGGCAGGCGCCCAGGCCAAGATCAACGCCACCGTCTGA